In Methylophaga thalassica, one genomic interval encodes:
- a CDS encoding methyl-accepting chemotaxis protein, whose protein sequence is MKIKQKITLAAIIIALTPILISTALTNYIATNESSIALRELSQERLISLRNVKKNQIRDYFATIKNQLTNLANSSLITQALGDLNTAAQNYANDIGEYNKASLRQHVKTYYDTTFSQRYESLNGVKPPVNMDDVLSKLDVNGLALQQTYIVDNLAPLGKKDDLVQADDGSSYASYHAKYHPYLKDFLEKFGYYDIFLVDADTGMVVYSVFKELDYATSLKNGPYANTALGQAFNKALEMGPDEQVAVVDYAPYLPSYESPASFMAAPISLNGSKKGVLIFQMPVDRINQIMTFEKKWMEAGLGDSGETYLVGPDKRLRSESRFLVEDKAAYLEMLTKTQVIDEKSRNLIERKGSALGILPVNSHGVEDALAGKSGFDIITDYRGTHVLSAYAPLDIAGLNWAILAEIDEAEAFAPANQLSNSLWLYGLSILVVIALLAVLFSVKASNLISTPILQISNFISGVAKDLDLTARLDMKRTDEIGDASKALNNMLITMQKTMNNVTDASSEIAAASEETSVITEQTSQAVQKQQSETTLVASAMNEMTATVQEVARNTSDTSMATDKAAEQVDTGIVAMDKTASLVQQLADVTETAVDSINQLKKRSMDISTVLDVINNIAEQTNLLALNAAIEAARAGEHGRGFAVVAEEVRTLASKTTASIGEITNMIEMLQQGSNNAVDSMEKSQKQVNEALTQANSTKEALRMISEVISHINDMSRQIATAAEEQGAVAEEINRNIVSINDMISQTAEGTVQTSIASKDLARLAITLNDLVKQFKV, encoded by the coding sequence ATGAAAATAAAACAAAAAATTACCTTGGCTGCGATTATTATCGCTCTTACGCCAATCCTTATTTCTACCGCGCTTACCAACTATATCGCGACTAATGAATCGAGTATTGCACTACGTGAATTATCTCAAGAGCGTCTGATTTCCCTTCGTAATGTTAAGAAAAACCAGATTAGAGACTATTTCGCGACGATTAAAAATCAACTGACTAATCTGGCAAATTCTAGCTTGATTACTCAGGCCTTAGGTGATCTGAATACAGCCGCACAGAACTATGCGAATGATATTGGAGAATACAACAAAGCCAGCCTTCGCCAACATGTGAAGACTTATTATGACACGACGTTTTCTCAACGTTACGAGTCCCTGAACGGTGTAAAGCCTCCTGTGAATATGGACGATGTGTTGTCCAAACTTGATGTGAATGGATTAGCGCTGCAACAAACGTATATTGTTGATAATCTGGCACCATTAGGTAAAAAAGATGATCTGGTTCAGGCAGATGATGGCAGTAGCTATGCAAGCTATCATGCTAAATACCATCCATATCTGAAAGATTTTTTAGAGAAGTTTGGTTATTACGATATTTTCTTGGTGGATGCCGATACTGGAATGGTGGTGTATAGCGTATTCAAAGAACTTGATTACGCCACATCGCTGAAAAATGGGCCTTATGCCAACACTGCTCTTGGTCAGGCATTTAACAAAGCACTAGAAATGGGACCAGATGAACAAGTAGCGGTGGTTGATTATGCGCCATATCTGCCTTCCTATGAGAGCCCTGCCAGTTTCATGGCAGCACCTATTTCCCTGAATGGCAGTAAAAAAGGGGTACTGATTTTCCAAATGCCTGTGGATCGAATTAATCAGATTATGACCTTTGAGAAAAAATGGATGGAAGCAGGGTTGGGCGATTCAGGTGAAACTTATCTGGTCGGCCCTGATAAACGTTTACGTAGTGAAAGCCGGTTTTTAGTTGAGGATAAAGCCGCTTACCTGGAGATGCTGACAAAGACTCAGGTTATCGATGAAAAAAGCAGAAATTTGATTGAACGTAAGGGGTCAGCTTTGGGTATTTTACCGGTCAACAGTCATGGTGTTGAGGATGCATTGGCTGGTAAGTCAGGATTTGACATCATTACAGATTATCGTGGCACCCATGTGTTGTCCGCATACGCTCCTTTGGATATTGCGGGTTTGAACTGGGCAATCTTAGCGGAGATTGATGAAGCAGAAGCGTTTGCACCAGCTAATCAGTTATCAAACAGTTTATGGTTGTATGGATTATCGATTCTTGTTGTTATCGCCTTATTAGCTGTGCTGTTTTCTGTTAAAGCATCCAATCTTATTTCCACTCCAATTCTGCAAATATCAAATTTTATTTCTGGCGTGGCAAAGGATCTGGATCTGACTGCAAGACTGGATATGAAACGTACTGATGAAATTGGTGATGCCAGCAAGGCCCTCAATAATATGCTCATCACGATGCAGAAAACCATGAACAATGTAACGGATGCAAGTAGCGAAATTGCAGCAGCATCAGAAGAAACCTCTGTGATCACTGAGCAAACCAGTCAGGCAGTTCAGAAACAGCAGAGTGAAACCACTCTGGTTGCCTCAGCAATGAATGAGATGACGGCTACAGTACAAGAAGTAGCAAGAAATACCAGTGATACATCAATGGCTACAGATAAAGCCGCTGAGCAGGTGGATACAGGCATTGTGGCGATGGATAAAACAGCCTCACTTGTTCAACAGCTAGCTGATGTGACTGAGACGGCAGTGGATTCTATTAATCAACTGAAAAAACGCAGTATGGATATTTCTACCGTTTTGGATGTGATTAACAATATTGCAGAACAAACGAATTTATTAGCATTAAATGCGGCTATTGAGGCGGCACGTGCCGGGGAGCATGGTCGTGGTTTTGCTGTGGTGGCTGAAGAGGTTAGGACACTGGCAAGTAAAACCACCGCTTCAATTGGTGAAATAACCAATATGATCGAGATGCTGCAACAAGGTTCGAATAATGCCGTGGATTCAATGGAAAAAAGTCAGAAACAAGTCAATGAAGCTTTGACTCAGGCGAATTCAACCAAGGAGGCATTAAGAATGATTTCTGAAGTTATCTCACATATTAATGATATGAGTCGCCAAATCGCCACAGCAGCAGAAGAGCAGGGGGCGGTGGCCGAAGAAATTAATCGTAATATTGTGTCGATCAATGATATGATCAGCCAAACCGCTGAGGGGACGGTGCAAACGTCTATTGCCAGTAAAGATCTCGCTCGTTTGGCAATTACACTCAATGATCTGGTGAAACAATTTAAAGTCTAA